From one Solanum stenotomum isolate F172 chromosome 12, ASM1918654v1, whole genome shotgun sequence genomic stretch:
- the LOC125849218 gene encoding 3-isopropylmalate dehydrogenase, chloroplastic-like, which translates to MALQIAKRLLRSPANSAAPSIRFLDRSFTSESNSNLIRATLFPGDGIGPEIAESVRQIFKIAEVPIEWEEHYVGKEIDPRTNSFLTWESLESVRRNKVGLKGPMATPIGKGHRSLNLTLRKELNLYANVRPCYSLPGYKTRYDDVNLITIRENTEGEYSGLEHQVVRGVVESLKIITRQASLRVAEYAFHYAKTHGRERVSAIHKANIMQKTDGLFLKCCREVAEKYPEIKYEEVVIDNCCMMLVKNPALFDVLVMPNLYGDIISDLCAGLIGGLGLTPSCNIGEGGIALAEAVHGSAPDIAGKNLANPTALLLSSVSMLRHLELHDKADRIQDAILKTIAEGKYRTGDLGGTASTTEFTNAICDHL; encoded by the exons ATGGCTCTTCAGATTGCGAAAAGACTTCTTCGGAGCCCTGCTAATTCAGCTGCACCGTCTATTAGGTTTTTGGATCGGAGCTTCACTTCCGAATCCAATTCCAACTTGATCCGCGCTACTCTTTTCCCCGGCGATGGTATTGGACCTGAGATCGCCGAGTCCGTCAGGCAG ATATTCAAGATTGCTGAGGTACCAATTGAATGGGAAGAACACTATGTGGGGAAGGAGATAGACCCTAGAACCAACAGCTTTCTAACATGGGAAAGTCTTGAATCAGTGAGGCGGAATAAGGTTGGTTTGAAAGGGCCAATGGCCACTCCTATTGGAAAAGGTCATCGTTCCTTGAACCTTACATTGAGGAAGGAGTTGAATCTATATGCCAATGTTAGACCCTGCTACAGCCTACCTGGATATAAGACTCGCTATGATGATGTGAATCTCATCACTATTAGAGAGAACACTGAAGGAGAGTACAGTGGTCTTGAACATCAA GTAGTAAGGGGTGTGGTTGAAAGTCTCAAAATCATCACCCGTCAAGCAAGTTTAAGGGTTGCAGAGTATGCATTTCACTATGCCAAGACCCATGGAAGAGAGAGAGTGTCTGCAATTCACAAAGCCAACATCATGCAAAAGACAGACGGTCTTTTTCTTAAG TGTTGCCGAGAGGTCGCAGAGAAGTATCCTGAGATTAAGTATGAGGAAGTTGTCATTGACAATTGCTGTATGATG CTTGTGAAAAATCCAGCACTTTTTGATGTTCTGGTGATGCCTAACCTCTATGGTGACATAATCAGTGATCTTTGTGCTGGTTTGATTGGTGGTTTGGGCTTAACTCCAAG TTGCAATATTGGTGAGGGAGGTATTGCTCTAGCTGAGGCCGTGCATGGTTCAGCACCTGATATTGCCGGAAAG AATTTGGCGAATCCAACTGCTTTGCTTTTGAGTTCTGTGTCTATGCTTCGTCATCTAGAGCTTCATGATAAAGCTGACCGCATCCAAGATGCCATCCTAAAAACAATTGCAGAGGGAAAGTACCGAACAGGCGACCTTGGAGGTACAGCATCAACAACTGAGTTCACGAATGCCATCTGCGATCATCTTTGA